From Oryctolagus cuniculus chromosome 17, mOryCun1.1, whole genome shotgun sequence, a single genomic window includes:
- the LOC138846326 gene encoding leucine-rich repeat-containing protein 37A3-like — MAGKRPPFPALRSLINSPSGEAFSSPGGLHSQGSPPLREPSIEDTREENHSGGRVFEENILPENTTAHEETLPGDKMHTDPSATDSAGTEFDLMPTVDQTKETQWEYPSEGTEAPTMPVGFTYPVMLSQGEQFEIQLNQQLQSLIPNTDVRRLISHVIRTLKMDCSEAQVQLPCAKLISKTGILMKLLSEQQEEKIAKKEWDTEQWRTETYINESTEAPSGQKEQESSKVRTGDLHFPIT; from the coding sequence atggctgggaagaggcctccgttccctgcactgcggagtctcataaactccccctccggagaggctttctcatcccctggaggcctgcattctcaggggagtcctcctctgagagaaccttctatagaagacactagggaggaaaaccattccggagggcgtgtttttgaagaaaacattttgccagaaaacaccactgcacatgaagaaacgctccctggcgacaaaatgcacacagatccttcagctacagattctgctgggaccgagttcgacctaatgccgactgtggaccaaaccaaggaaacacagtgggaataccccagtgagggcactgaagcccccaccaTGCCCGTAGGCTTCACCTACCCTgtgatgctgtcccagggagaacagtttgaaattcagctgaaccagcagctacagtccctcatccccaacacggaCGTGAGAAGgctcatttctcacgtcatccgcactctgaaaatggactgctctgaggcccaggtgcaactgccctgtgccaagctcatctccaaaacaggcatcctgatgaagctcctcagtgagcagcaggaagaaaagatagccaagaaagaatgggacacagagcagtggaggaccgagacctatatcaatgagagtacagaagccccgagtggacagaaagagcaggagtcgagtaaggtgaggacaggagatctgcactttcccatcacttag